DNA sequence from the Streptomyces cinnabarinus genome:
CTGGCGGATGTACGGGGAGCCGTACCGGATTCCCTAATCAGCAGCCCATCTCTGCCTCAGCACCTTCTCCGCCGGCTTCCCGTGCGGCGTGTAGGCCAGCCTCGCCGGGGTCTCGGCGCTGTCCGGCCAGTCGTCCCACATCCACCAGTGGACGCCGGCCCACCAGGGGCGGCCGGTGAAGGTGTCCAGCAACGCTCGGTAGGCGGCCGCCTGTTCGGCGGGGTCGGGGCGGTCGCTGACCGTCCAGTCGTACGGGGCTGTCGTCGTCCCGCGCTGGCTCACGTAGCCCGCCTCGGTGAACAGGATGCGGCGGTTCTGCTCGCGGGAGTACGCGGCGAGGCGGTCGCTGATCGGCTGCCATGCCTTGCGGAGTCGTTCCGCCGAGTGGGTGGGGCGGTCCGCGAGGGGCCAGTAGGCGTCGATGCCGATCAGGTCCAGCTCGCTCCAGAAGGCGACCCGGCGGTACTCGTCGTAGTTGGCGGCGTAGGTGAGGGTGCCGTCGTAGCGGTCGCGGATCGTCGTGATGATCCCGGTCCAGGCGGCTCGGTCGGCGGAGACGCCCGCGAGTTCGGTGCCGACGGCGAACTGTTCGGTGCCGGTGGCCGCGGCGAGGTCGGCGTAGTGGGTGATGAAGCGGCGGTAGGAGATGAACCAGGCGGCGCGGTCGCGGGGGCGGATCTCGGCGCGGTCGATGTCGCCGGGCAGGTCGACATGCGGCTTGATCATCACCTTCAGACCGTGCGCGTGCGCCCGTCGGACGATGCGCCGGAGCCCCGCGTCGCCCGCCGTCTCCTCGGTGCGCCGGATCACCGAGTCGCCCCGGCGCTTCTGGTACCAGGTCGGGGTGAAGGTGACCCAGTCCGCGCCGGTGGCCCTGATGTCCCGCAGATAGCGGTCGGCGGCGCG
Encoded proteins:
- a CDS encoding glycoside hydrolase family 113, yielding MRGRTATVLVAVLLAVSGCRSEPVEAPVIRGITLPSWYRSDYDSRAADRYLRDIRATGADWVTFTPTWYQKRRGDSVIRRTEETAGDAGLRRIVRRAHAHGLKVMIKPHVDLPGDIDRAEIRPRDRAAWFISYRRFITHYADLAAATGTEQFAVGTELAGVSADRAAWTGIITTIRDRYDGTLTYAANYDEYRRVAFWSELDLIGIDAYWPLADRPTHSAERLRKAWQPISDRLAAYSREQNRRILFTEAGYVSQRGTTTAPYDWTVSDRPDPAEQAAAYRALLDTFTGRPWWAGVHWWMWDDWPDSAETPARLAYTPHGKPAEKVLRQRWAAD